The Haliaeetus albicilla chromosome 9, bHalAlb1.1, whole genome shotgun sequence genomic sequence ACAGCTGCCCTGGGAGGGGGACACTGCCTGCCCACCCTTGCTGAGAGCTGAGGCCCTGCCAGAGCCTCTCCCCATGGGGTGGCCCCTGTGGCTCCCAGCCTCCTGAACACAGACCCATAGCACTACTTGTGCCCCACAGCCTGTGCCAGGAGCAGCTGCCAGCCACAGGGGTGCCCATCACACGCCAGCGCTTCGATCAGATGCGCAGCATGTTCAATGAGTATGTCCGCTCCTCCACACTGCAGAACTGGAAGTTCTGGATCGTATCCTTTGGGGCCAGTGCCTGCTGCTTGCTCTGACCCCTCCACCAAACAATGGGTCCTCTGGTTAACCCACTGCTCCTGGGTCTGTGGGGCCCCTCCAGCTCGAGAGGCTCTGGGGACCATGGGGAGATGTTTCCCAGCCAAGGGCACATGGTGAGAACATGCCAAGATGCTGTGATTAGGAGAAGCTTCTGTTACAAGGGAACAAACAGATTAGGAGTAAATGGTTGGTCTTTGGGTAGAAGTTGTCACTGGTGGAGCTGAGCTCATGTGGGGACGAGCTCCTGGTGACATGGGAACTGGGTCTTCAGAGGCAGCAGTCATCAACTAGGGATTAGCAAAGGTCCAGACACAAAGCCGGTGACATGATGGCTTGGTCTTGGTGGCCACATGGCACAACCTGGAAACCCAGGTGTGCCCATGCCTGAGACACAGGTCTGGGCTCCACATGGTGGAAAGGATGAAGGGGACCAAGGGCCAGGGAACGGGTGGTCAAAGGGCTGGACCTGCTTCTCTGTGAGCAGGGATTAAGCACACTGGGACCATTAAGCTTGCAGAGATTGTGAGGTCTACAAAATCCCAAGTGGCAGAGGGATGGGCAGGCATTGCTGCCCACAGTCCGATCCAGTGCAGGCAGTCCAGGCAAGGCAAAGGTGGCTCCTGATGCAGAGTTGGGGAGCGCTGTGGAGCTCCTTCCACAGGACACTGGGTATACTAAAGCTGACACGGGCTCCAGGACATGCTCGTGGTGGAGGTACCTGCAGTGGATTACTATATGCACAAAATCACCAGTCGCCAGCAGTGGTCTCTGCAGGCTGGGAGCACCAGGGGAGCACACTGGACACACTGGTGTCatgccctgctcctgggcacTTCAGAGGACGCTTCACTAGCTGGCTCCTTGATCTGCTCTGGAACAGTTGTCTGGTGTCTAATCAACCATTTCTGGCAGCCCAGTCATGATGGGGGTTATGCAGCTCTCCCACTGCCTGCCCTGGGTGACACTCAGGTCCCCATCACCCCAGCAGTACGGGCTGGTGCCCAGTGCCGTGCTGTGCTGAGGAAGGCACCCAGCAGGTTTGCTCCCTGGCCAGGCAGGGAGGTTTTTCCTGCTGCCTGTAGGAGAGTGCTGTCCACACCTGGCAGGTGGGAAACCATGGTCTTGGCAAGGCTGGTCCTTAACTCCTCTGATCCCATCAGTTCAGTATCATCATCCGGCCCCTCTTCGAGTCTTTCAACGGCATGGTCTCCACAGCCAGCATGGAGAGCCTCACCCAGACATCTCTTGCATGGCTGGACCAGCACTGCTCCCTCCCAGCGCTTCGGCCAAGTAGGTGACCCTGCTCCTGTCTGTGGCACCTTAAAGAAGCCAGGCTGGCCTACTGGCATGGACTGATggaaaagcagaggggaaagggatGGAGGCGTCctggggggcagtggggctggTGCTGCACCACGCTTCTGCCACGCAGGAGGGAAGCACCCATGGGATGTCCTGGGGCTGCGTGCTTGGTGCTTTTCCACACTCCTTTCACACCCACGCTCCAgctgagctggctgctgctgcgctAAACCGAGAGCccgtgccctggctgggcagggctCGACCCTCCTCAGACCCCCCCAGGGTGGGCTTCCCTTTGCCTTTTGCTGGGGGCTGTGGCAGGGAGCTGTTGTGCTCTtccaggggctggagcagggaagggaagagccaTCTTCCCCAGGATGGGTTAACCCAGGCCCCTTCCAGCCACCAAGGCACAGGGGGCAGCTGACATGTCCCATGTCTCCCCGCAGCCGTCCTGAGCTCCCTCCGCCAGCTGAGCATTTCGACCTCCATCCTCAGTGACCCGGCCTGCGTCCCCGAGCAGGCGACACGGGCAGTGGCGGAGATGGGCCGCGACGGTGGCTCCTCCTAGCTGCCCCCGGAGGGGctttcccagccctgccaaGACCCTTGCTGCTGCCAGACAAGCACCCGCCAATGCCAGCGAGGAGGCCCCGGCAGGGCCACCGCGGCCAGGCTGCACGAGCAAGGGACAGCGCTGGTCGGTGGCGGCCCTGGGGCCATGGGGGTCCCGCTTCCACGGGCATCGGCTTGGGGAGTCCCTGCCTGTGCAGAGGCGGGGGCTGCTGCCGTCCCCCTGGTCCTGCGCCCCAGGACCTGCCAGACCCCGGAGTGGCTGGCACAGCGCCGGGCCCCGTCTGCCCTCAGCCAGGAGGCCTGGGTtgggggagctgctgggcagtggggcccggccccgctgcctGATAAAGGACTCACTCTGCCTACAGGCCACAGCGTGGTTCTTCCTGCCGCGGGTCTctctggggcagggctgggggaggcggGAGGCCGCAGGGTGAGGGCAGGGGCGGGCAGGGTGAGGGTGAGGGTGAGGGTGAGGGCAGGCCCGCAGCGGGGCAGTGCCACCCCCCGCCGCCAGGGGCCGCCCTGCGCGGAGCTCGCAGGGGGAGCAGCGTGGAGCGGTGCGAGCCCCTACTGGCGCGCATGCGCACCGGGTCGCGCCGGCTCCCGccgggcgggggagggggggcggtcGGCGCCGCCCCGCTGAGGTGGCGGCGGTGGCGGGAAGATGGAGGCGGCGGCGCTCGGCGGGTCGGTGCTGCCGGGCGCCCTCGccctcctcctcatcctgctgctgcttgcgGCCGCGctgcgccgcgccgccccgcgggGCCTGCCCGCCGCCCCACCGGACGGTGAGTACCGCGGGTacggcgggggtggggggaccggggccggccgggccgggcggcgcgcagctgagccgagccgagccTCCGCTCCTCGCAGGCCCCAGGACGAACGGCGACGCCGCCGCCAGGCCGGAGGAGCACCGCAAGGCGAAGCTGCCGGCACGGGCCCGGCGGGACAAACCGCAGCAGCACAGCTTCGCCCACCGGCTGCTGGTCGCCGCCCTCAAGGTACCGTGTGTGCCCCGGTGCCGGTAATCCCGCCGGGCTCGGCGCCTCCTGCCCCGCCAGGGCCCCCCCCGCCTTCTCCTAttccgcctcctcctccccgctgTGACCGCgctctctccacagggccacagcgGCTCCGTCTCCTGCCTGGACTTCAGCAGCAACGGCAAGTACCTGGCGTCGTGCGCTGACGACCGCACGATCCGACTGTGGAGCACCCGGGACTTGACGGCGCGCGAGCACCGCTGCCTGCGCGCCAACGTGGGGCTGGACCACGCCGAGCTTGTCCGCCTCAGCCCTGACTCACGGTAGGGCCAGGCCTCACCACACCTCACCCACTCCCAGCCCAGGGACCGGTTGGGGCGTATAGGCACCAGGACGTCCTGTGGACAGAGCTGCCGGTCACACAGCGCAAGCCTCGGCCGGGGTCAGTGATGTGTCCTCTGGGCTGCACGGAGGCGACATCCCTCATGGGGTCTTAATGGTACCACTGATTCATGGCCTCTCGTGAAAACAGCTGGCATTTTAACGTGGTTCTCAGGGCAAATATCCCAGTGCCTagcttgctgtgcctgtggaggGTGCTTGTTAAGGTCTTTGTCAGCAGGCCCTGCAGCAGGGTTGAGTTGCTGAGCCACTCTGGGGACTGGGGAGAGAGCTCTTGCTGGCGGGGAATGTTGGCGGAAAAGCATGCCTTGGCACTTTGTGAAGTGGCCTCTTttaagagagaggaagggatCTCGTTTACAGATATGGAGTAataaattctgttcttttccattCAGCATTGCAGTTGAGCTAACACAGGGAGAGAACCTAGTGCCGTTGTAAAGCATACAGCTGTTGATCTGCCAGTGTATCCATTTCCCCAGGTGCCACTGAATGACCTATTAGTTTACCTGTTGTCGCTAGGCTGAGCTGAGGTAGACTGTTTCTTAACAGTTCAGAGCGCCTGTCCTTCCACAGGGCATTCATCGTTTGGCTGGCGAATGGCGAGACTATTCGTGTCTATAAAATGACCAAGAAGGATGATGGCAGCTTCACCTTCACTGCAACTTCAGGGGACTTCCCAAAGAAGCACAAGGCTCCTGTCATTAACATAGGAATTGCAGAGACAGGTATGGAAATGAGCTGCTCACTTGTTGAAGCTCGAGATCGGCTTTGATTTTCTTGAAAAGCGAGAGCTGCTGGGTTGAAAGTGTTGGAGTTTTGGGCATTCTCAAGGCCCATTTCTGCACCAGTACCTGATTCTCTGTAGTCTCTTAGGTGTCACTTTTTAGCCTTTGTTTACTGCTGAGTGAACTGAAAGATGTCATTTTCAGACAGATTATATTCTTGTAAGCTCAGAACTAGCTCCCCAATATGCACAGTCTCTCAATTTACATTTTCAGGGACGCTGTTGCAAAGAGGTCTGGTCTCAATATTGAGAGGATCGCTGTTCTCTGGCCCACTCGTCTCTCTTTAACCAGTCAAAAATCTCTCTAGTGAGTTAATGTGGTCTATCTTGGACTTCTGGGGTCTTCTACAACAGAGGCTGGGGGGGATGTGTTAGTGGTGAGGGCTTGATGGATTAAGGCTTCAGGTATGTGACAGTGGGCAGTTGGAAGTGGGTGGATGTGAGTTCACCTCTGCAAcaggagagcagagaaaatGTTAACCGAGACCTTTGTTCAGCTGTGACAGTGAAAACTGAAACCTGTAACAAGTAGCTGAAAGGTAAACAGGCAACTCCCTGTCCGGGCTGACatggaaaaggggaaagcatTGCAAGTGGAAACAAGCAGGAGTCCAAAATGCTGACACAACCAGTAATCACGGTTAATAGCAGTGTGACTTGTAGTCAGCTACCGGTCACCATCTGAGACTTGAAAGCTACAGATACCTCGAGTTGTGTTTTAATCATCTGGGGAAGACCGAGTCTGCTGCGTTACTCCTGTGGTACCAGCTTAGTGCTGAGCTCTGCAAGTGGGGTCTGAAGGGTGCTGGGGTGAGAAGCATGCCTGGTCTCTGAGTGCCCACTGATGGCTGCTGAAGCCAAGGGTGCATTAAGGCATAACCAGGAGCCAAGTCTTCTGATACTGCTCTTTGCTTTGTCCCAGGAGATTGACACTCCTTGAATTTTGGTGctgcatttggttttcttcaCTGTCTGGGTTCAGGGAGAGGTTGCCCTGCTTAGGGACTGTCCTAGGCCTTTGATAAGTCTGTGGCAGCGTTAGGCCTGGGACGTCTTCTGatctttgtctttttcctccAGGAAAGTTTATCATGACAGCTTCCAGTGACACTACCATACTGATATGGAGCCCGAAGGGTGAAGTCCTGGCCAGCATTAACACTAACCAGATGAACAATGCCTATGCCACGGTGTCGCCCTGTGGGAGGTGAGAGGCATGAGGTATTCCacgctgctcctgctgcagagtgGGAAGCCACAGGAGCCAACAGGAACCTTGCTCCTTCCCAGAGGACGTCATCAGTTCCGACCATCAGCAGTTAACtgttattttaatgcaatttttgagggttccacattttaaaaagggattCCGGCCCCCGAGAGCAGCCCCTCCAGGAGCACTGACTCTCACCTGTGTAGTCTCAGACACTTGGTGGGTTGCCGTTTTGCCTCAGCACTGCTGTTCCTATTAATCATCTCCTGAAGAGCTGAGGAGAACAGCGTTGGCCTCACATAGCAGAGGTGGGACAACACAAGTGGCGTATGAAAAGCAAGCAGCATTTCTAACTTGTTTGTTACCTTTTAAAGgttaattataaaattaaaatatttgttactGGGTTTATCAGGAAAATCTTGTTCCTCACTCTGTCTCTAACTTGTGGCTGCAGGAAGACTTGCCATGCTCCAAGCTCAGTGCGTTTGGGGATCAAAAGCATTtaggttttttgctttggcCTATGAGTTTCTCATTCCTAAGTTGTTCTGGTCCTTGGTGGCCTTCCTTAGCGTTCCCTTTACCAGCCTGGCTTCAGTGAAAAGTGGAAACTTCTTCAGCTGACCCAAGCAAAGATTCGAACATAAGAGTGTGGATGGCTTTGCCTTCACAGAGCCCTGTCTTAGGCGCCCCTCTGCCTGGGAGGGCTGCCCCTGGCCCCTGCCTTGCTCAGGGGGCCAGAGGAGAGCTCTGTAGGGCTGGCCCTGCGGCCCGGCCGGAGTAGGTGCTCTGTAACAGGTGCCCTATGTCTCTGCTTGTTTGTTCACCCAGGTTTGTGGCATCCTGTGGCTTTACCCCTGATGTGAAGGTGTGGGAGGTGTGTTTTAGCAAGAATGGAGACTTCCGGGAGGTGGCCAGGGCTTTTGAGTTGAAAGGCCACACCGCTGGCATacattccttctccttctctaaTGACTCAAGGAGGTAAGTGTGTGTTACCCGCTGCCTGAAGCAGTACACCCTGGCTTGCCCTCAGGCCACGTGAGCTCACTCCTTCCAGTGTATGCCAGCAGCCTGCGCAGGGGGGCTGCACCCCTGTGCAGTGTGGGGAACACTGCCATGCGTGCTCTCctgggagcccagggcagcAAAACCCTGACTGGCTTGTGCCACCTGCGTATTCCCTCTGGATTTCCTCCTGGGGGTGACTGCCATCCGTGCTCTGCAAAGAGGACGAGGACTGTATGTGTGTACAGATTCGTACTTCCCAAAAGAGCTCTCTGTCCACAAAGGATTCCTCATTCGCAGGTGTGGCAGGGGAAGAGGTGCTGCCCGATTTCCTTGCACTCACCTGTGCTCTGTCTCCTGGCTGCAGGATGGCGACTGTTTCGAAGGATGGGACATGGAAGTTCTGGGACACAGATGTGGAATATAAGAAGCAACAGGATCCATACCTGCTTCTGACGGGGAAGTGTGAGGTGATGGAGCCTTGTCG encodes the following:
- the TBL2 gene encoding transducin beta-like protein 2 isoform X3, encoding MEAAALGGSVLPGALALLLILLLLAAALRRAAPRGLPAAPPDGPRTNGDAAARPEEHRKAKLPARARRDKPQQHSFAHRLLVAALKGHSGSVSCLDFSSNGKYLASCADDRTIRLWSTRDLTAREHRCLRANVGLDHAELVRLSPDSRIAVELTQGENLVPLAFIVWLANGETIRVYKMTKKDDGSFTFTATSGDFPKKHKAPVINIGIAETGKFIMTASSDTTILIWSPKGEVLASINTNQMNNAYATVSPCGRFVASCGFTPDVKVWEVCFSKNGDFREVARAFELKGHTAGIHSFSFSNDSRRMATVSKDGTWKFWDTDVEYKKQQDPYLLLTGKCEVMEPCRIALSPDARVVAISSGTDIVVYNTRRGEEEERFLAVHGQCITDLAFDTNSRYLVSCGDRAIRVFHNTAGHRAVVEEMETMLKKTGNKATRERLEQQISSARKALAAIYGKKH
- the TBL2 gene encoding transducin beta-like protein 2 isoform X1, which produces MEAAALGGSVLPGALALLLILLLLAAALRRAAPRGLPAAPPDGPRTNGDAAARPEEHRKAKLPARARRDKPQQHSFAHRLLVAALKGHSGSVSCLDFSSNGKYLASCADDRTIRLWSTRDLTAREHRCLRANVGLDHAELVRLSPDSRAFIVWLANGETIRVYKMTKKDDGSFTFTATSGDFPKKHKAPVINIGIAETGKFIMTASSDTTILIWSPKGEVLASINTNQMNNAYATVSPCGRFVASCGFTPDVKVWEVCFSKNGDFREVARAFELKGHTAGIHSFSFSNDSRRMATVSKDGTWKFWDTDVEYKKQQDPYLLLTGKCEVMEPCRIALSPDARVVAISSGTDIVVYNTRRGEEEERFLAVHGQCITDLAFDTNSRYLVSCGDRAIRVFHNTAGHRAVVEEMETMLKKTGNKATRERLEQQISSARKALAAIYGKKH
- the TBL2 gene encoding transducin beta-like protein 2 isoform X2 — encoded protein: MTKKDDGSFTFTATSGDFPKKHKAPVINIGIAETGKFIMTASSDTTILIWSPKGEVLASINTNQMNNAYATVSPCGRFVASCGFTPDVKVWEVCFSKNGDFREVARAFELKGHTAGIHSFSFSNDSRRMATVSKDGTWKFWDTDVEYKKQQDPYLLLTGKCEVMEPCRIALSPDARVVAISSGTDIVVYNTRRGEEEERFLAVHGQCITDLAFDTNSRYLVSCGDRAIRVFHNTAGHRAVVEEMETMLKKTGNKATRERLEQQISSARKALAAIYGKKH